GCCGGCAACTGGACAACCGCTCCGTGCCGCAGCAACTTCAGGAAGTTTTCAGTAAACTGCAGCACGATACCTTTGCGTATATCCGGGACGCCCGGATTTGATTCAGCCCGCCGGTTGATCCTTCTCCGGGCCGGAATCTTCCCCGCCGGGTCCCGGCAGTTCGCCGTTTGTTTTGTCGGAGGTCAAAACAGATGTCAGGATCCCAGTTGCCAGGCTGACCACAATGACCGAGAGGGAAATCCACTCGGGCACTTCCACCTGGTGGGCGAATAACATTTTCAGGCCCACAAAGGCCAGGATCACCACCAGGCTGTAATTGATATGCCGGAATTTCTGCAGCATCCGGGATATTAAGAAATACATGGAACGCAGTCCCAGGATGGCCAGGATGTTTGAACTGAATACCAGGAAGGGGTCGGCCGTAATGGCCAGGATGGCCGGGATGCTGTCAAGCGCAAACAGGATATCGGTGAGTTCAATGACTACCAGGGCGACAAACAGGGGGGTGGCCGCCCGGATGCCCATGCGCCGGATAAAAAAATCGTGTCCGTGTGTCCGGGAGGTTACCGGAAAAATCCTTTTTACCTGTCGGAACACCAGCGATTTCTTCGGGTCGAACTCCTGCTCGTGGGAACGGAGCATTTTATAGGCGGTATACAGCAGGAACACCCCGAAAACGTAAATAATCCAATCGAATTTATTGATCAAAGCCACTCCGAAAATGATCATGATCCCCCGAAAAACAATGGCCCCCAGGATTCCCCAGAACAATACGCGGTGCTGGTAAATAGGGGGGATAGAGAAAGAGGAGAAGATTACGGCGATCACAAAAACATTGTCGATGCTCAGGGAGAGTTCAATGAGGTACCCCGTGATGTATTTGAGCATTGCATTGCCTGGTGTCAGCCCGGTGGGGTTGTCCACCATCCCTTCGGAAAACAACCAGTAGACCACCCCGCTGAACCCCAGGGCCACCGAGACCCAGAGGCTTGTCCAGGCAGCGGCCTCCTTGGAGCGGATGATGTGGTCTGTTTTGTTGAAGACGCCCAGGTCCAGGGCAAGAA
This genomic window from Robiginitalea biformata HTCC2501 contains:
- a CDS encoding TerC family protein, whose protein sequence is MLIWVLFIALIVIFLALDLGVFNKTDHIIRSKEAAAWTSLWVSVALGFSGVVYWLFSEGMVDNPTGLTPGNAMLKYITGYLIELSLSIDNVFVIAVIFSSFSIPPIYQHRVLFWGILGAIVFRGIMIIFGVALINKFDWIIYVFGVFLLYTAYKMLRSHEQEFDPKKSLVFRQVKRIFPVTSRTHGHDFFIRRMGIRAATPLFVALVVIELTDILFALDSIPAILAITADPFLVFSSNILAILGLRSMYFLISRMLQKFRHINYSLVVILAFVGLKMLFAHQVEVPEWISLSVIVVSLATGILTSVLTSDKTNGELPGPGGEDSGPEKDQPAG